The nucleotide window ATATACCCCAAAGCCCATCGAAGCCGAGGGTGAGGCCCGCAATCAGAGCGAGCCTCAAATCGTCCATCGAAGCCTTTAGCCCATTTATGAAACACGCAGTAACCACTTGCGTATTCTTCAGTATACGCGCGAAGCGCCGGGCATTTCGAGCCGGATCGCCTCGGCACTGGAGCCGGCCATGCCCTTCGCGGTATGCTGGCGTTTCCGTGTCTGATATCAACCCATCGCAAAACGAAGCCGCGCAGACTCCACTCATGCGCCAGTACTGGGCCGCCAAGCGCCAGCATCCCGACGCCCTGCTCTTCTTCCGCATGGGCGACTTCTACGAGCTTTTCTACGAGGACGCCAAGGTTGCTTCGCGCGAGCTGCAGCTCACGCTCACCGCGCGCGACCGCGAGAAGACGCAGCCCATGTGCGGCATGCCGTATCACTCGGTCGAGGGCTACATCACGCGCCTGCTGCGCAAGGGCTATCGCATCGCCATCTGCGAACAGCTCGAAGACCCGAAGTTGACCAAGAAGATCGTCAAGCGCGATGTCACCCGTGTGCTCACGCCGGGCACTGCTATCGATCCCACGCTTGGCTCGAGCGAGAACAACTACCTTGCGGCCGTCCATACCGATGGCACCACCATCGGCCTGGCCTTCCTCGATCTCTCGACCGGCGACTTCCGCGCCACTGAGTTCACCGGCGCCGCCGCGCAGCAGCAGGCCGCCGATGAGCTGGAAAAGCTCGGCGCAACTGAAGTTCTGGCTAATCCGGGCAGTGGGCTGTTGGACAAAAGTCCGGAGCTGGCAGCCGCGCTCTCGCGCTCGCGCACAAAGACCAGCGTCGACGACTACGCCTTCAGCGCCGACTACGCACTGCCGCTGCTCGAGCGGCAACTCGGCGCGCTTTCGCTCGAAGGCTTCGGGCTCTCGCAGCATCGCGCGGCCGCAGTCGCCGCCGGCGTCATCGTCCACTATGTTCGCCAGACGCAGCAGAACGACGCCTCGCACGTCGACGCCATCCGCTACTACGAGCGCAACCAGCACATGCACCTTGACCAGGTGACCGTGCGCAATCTCGAGTTGCTTGAACCCATCTTTACCGACGCAGGCGCCAATGCGACGCTCTTCCGCTCGCTCGACTGCCTGATGACACCGATGGGCAAACGTCTGCTGCGCTCATCTCTCTTGCGCCCGCTCCTTGAACCAGCAGACATTCAGCATCGTTATGACGCCGTTGCCGAATGCCGGGGAGATCTCATCCAGCGCGAACAGATTCGCCGCGCGCTCGGCGGCATCCTCGATCTCGAACGCCTGCTCGCCCGCCTCTCGCTCGACAGCGCAGGCCCGCGTGACCTGCTGGCTATGGCCGCCTCGATCCGGCATCTGCCAGAACTCCGCGCCGACCTCGCATTGCTCAACACGCATCTCTGGAAGAGCGCGCACGAGCGTCTGGACACACTGGAAGACCTGCATCAGGACATTGCAGGCACGCTCGTGCCTGAGCCTCCGCTCACACTCGCCGATGGCGGCGTCATCGCGACCGGCATCCATGCCGAACTCGACGACCTGCGAGCCATCAGCCACAGCGGCCGCTCGTCCATCGCAGCCATCGAGGAACGAGAGCGCCAGCGCACCGGCATTTCCTCCTTGAAAGTTCGCTTTAACAACGTCTTCGGCTACTACATCGAGATCACAAAATCGAATCTCGCCAATGTTCCCGCGGACTACGAGCGCAAGCAAACCCTCGTTAACGCCGAGCGCTTCACGACTCCTGAGCTGAAGGAGTACGAGACCAAGGTTCTGACTGCGCATGATCGCTCCATCGAGATCGAAAAGCAGATCTTCGGCGAGCTCCGCCGGCGCATCATGGCCGGATCTGGCCGCATCCGCAAGACCAGCATGATCGTTGCTGAGATCGATCTGCTTGCAAGCTTCGCGCATCTCGCTGCAGCACGCGGCTATACGCAGCCACTGCTAGCCGAGACATCTGTCCTGGAGATTGTCTCCGGCCGCCATCCAGTCATCGAATGCCTGATGGAAGAAGCCGGCGAAGGCCGTTTCATTCCCAACAATCTTTATCTCGATACAGACGGACCCAGCCTGCTGCTGCTCACCGGCCCCAACATGGGCGGCAAATCGACCTATCTGCGGCAGGCCGCATTGCTCGCCATCATGGCTCAGATCGGCTCCTTCGTACCTGCGGAGCGCATGCGCTACGGCATTGTCGATCGCGTCTACACGCGCATCGGCGCCAGCGATAATGTTGCCCGCGGCCGCTCCACCTTCATGGTAGAGATGATGGAAACGGCGACCATCCTTAACACCGCTACATCACAGTCGCTGATTCTTTTAGACGAGATGGGCCGCGGTACTTCGACCTACGACGGCCTTGCCCTTGCCTGGGCAACCGTCGAGCATCTGCATGCCCGCGTCGGCGCGCGCACGCTCTTCGCCACGCACTATCACGAGCTCACGATCCTTGCCGAACAGCTTACAAAGCTTAAGAATCTGCGCGTTGCCGTCAAGGAATCGCCACAAGGCATCGTCTTTCTGCACTCCATTGAGGACGGCCCGGCCAACAAGAGCTACGGTATCGATGTTGCCCGTCTCGCAGGCCTGCCTGCACCGGTGATCCAGCGCGCGCGTCAGGTACTCAAGCAGCATGAGCGCTCCGAGCGCATGCAGGTTGCCGCAGAAGCTGAAGCTCCATTACAGATGACCATGTTCACACCGCTCTCGCAGCACGTCATCGACCGGCTCGAACAGACCGATGTCAATTCTCTGACTCCCCTCCAGGCACTCAACCTGCTCGAGGAGCTCAAGACCGAAATCAAGGCAGGCCAGTCCGCACGATGACCTCTCTCCGCCAGCGCGTTGGACAGCTGCTCTTCGTTGGCCTTGAAGGCCCGTCTCTCTCGGCTGTAGAACGCGCATGGCTGCGTCTCGTTGCGCCTAGCGGCGTCATTCTCTTTCGCCGCAATATCGAAAATGTCGATCAGGTTCGATCGCTGCTTCGCGAAGCGCAGAGCCTCACTCCACATTCGCAGTTCCACAGCGTCGATCTCGAAGGCGGCCTCGTCGATCGCCTGCGCGATCTCATCGCGCCCATGCCCTCACCGGCCGCGGTGTTCGCCAGCGGCAAATCACGCCTCTTCCGCCGCCATGGCGAGCTCATCGGAGCGGCGGCCCATCTCACTGGCTTCAACCAGACACTTGCCCCGGTCCTCGACCTCGCGCTGCCCTCCTCTGCCGAGGTCATGCGTACCCGCGTTGTCTCCGATACACCGCAAGAGGTCGTCGCATACGCCAGCGCTTTTCTCGATGGCCTTGCGCGCGCGAACGTACTCGGCTGCGGCAAACACTTCCCCGGCCTCGGTGGCGGCACGCTCGATTCGCATCACGCCATGCCAGCCATCGAACGCAGCTGGCCTGAGCTCTGGGATAACGATCTCGCTGTTTTCCGAGCTCTTGCCCCGCGCCTTCCAATGGTTATGGTGGCGCACGCATCCTATCCGCTCAACGAATCCACCGAGCCGGCATCGGTTTCATCATTCTGGATCGATCGCGTACTGCGCCGGAAGATCGGCTTTCGCGGCATTGTCATCTCCGACGACATGGAGATGGGCGGCATCCTCACCCAACGCTCCATCGAAGATGCTGCCATCGAGGCCATCGCCGCGGGCACGGATGTCATTGAGATCTGCAAAGATCCCGCTCTGATCCTCCGTGCCTACGAATCGCTTCTGCGTGAAGCCGAGCGCTCCGCAGCATTTCGCCGCCGCATCGAGAACGCGACCCGACGCATCGCCGCACTGCGCCGCAAACTGCCCGCTGCCTCACTGAACCGCAACATCTCCACAGCGCGCATCTCCCGCATTCGGACCGCCATCCACAAGTTCGCCGAGGAAATTGCCCGATGAAGAAGAGCATGATCGTCGCCGGCATCATGAGCGGTACTTCCGCAGACGGCATCGACGTCGCCCTGGTGCGCATCACTCCTGGCCCCTCTGGTCCGCGTCTCAAGCTGCTCGCGCACTATGCCGAGCGTTACCCCGCCAGGCTTCGCGCTGCAGTGCTCGCTGCCATGAATGCGTCTGCGATCTCCGCGGCAGAGCTTGCCCGCCTGAACTGGCGTCTTGGCCTTGCCTATGCCGATTCTGTCACCACAGCAGTGACAAAATATGGTTTTCGTCCCGATCTCATCGGTTGCCACGGCCAGACTATCTACCACCAGGGCAAAAGTGAGCCGTATCTCGGTCAGCATTTCGCGTGCACATGGCAGATCGGCGAGGCCTCACTCATTGCTGCGAAGTCCAGGGTACCCGTCGTCTCAAACTTCCGCCCCGCCGATATGGCCGCAGGCGGACAAGGCGCGCCGCTCGTTCCCTTTCTCGACTACACGCTCTTCCGCCATCCTCGGCGCGCACGCGTGCTGCAGAATCTCGGCGGCATTGCCAACCTCACGGTCATCCCACGCGATGCCTCTCCCGATCAGATCCTGGCCTTCGACACTGGTCCAGCAAACATGATCATCGATGCGCTCATGGAGCAGCTCTATGCAAAGCGCTTCGATCGCAACGGCGCCGTGGCTCGCCGCGGAAAAGTGCTCTCCGAAGTTACAAATACTCTTCTTCGCGACCGTTACTTCGCTGCACCTCCTCCCAAATCCTGCGGCCGGGAAGAATTCGGCGCCGATTACACTACGCGATTCCTGGCACTCTGCAAACAACACAGCAACTGCCCGGAAGACGCCATAGCCACAGCAACAGCCTTTACCGCCGAAACTATCGCCGATGCATGGCAACGTTTTGTCGCACCTCGCATCAACGGCCAACCCGTGGATTACATCGTTGCCGGCGGCGGTGCACAAAACCCCACGCTCATGCGCATGCTCTCCGAACGCCTTACTCCACTTGGCGCTCGTGTGCTCACCATCGATGAGACCGGTCTCCCCGCGCAAGCGAAAGAAGCCGCTGCCTTCGCTCTCCTCGCCTGGCAGACATGGCACTATCTGCCCTCGAATATCCCCGCTGCCACTGGAGCCTCCCGTCCCGCGATTCTCGGTCAGATCACCTATGCCTAATCGTCTGCTCCGTGCCGTTGCGGCCTCGCTGCTCGCCTGTGCTCTCGCTGCCTGTGGCCATCGCAGCTCCGACAGCGACACTGTCACCATGCTCATCGAGAGCAGCCCCACCAGCCTCGATCCCCGCATCGGCACCGATGCGCAATCGGAGCGCATCTACTCCCTGCTCTTCGATCCCCTCGTCGCGCGCAATAATCGATTCGGCCTCGATCCCGCGCTTGCCCTCAGCTGGCAGGTCCCTGATCCGCAGACCTACATCTTCCACCTGCGCAGCGGAGTTCACTTCCAGGATGGCCGGCCGCTTACCGCACGCGATGCCAAGTGGACCATCGACTCCATCCTCAACGGCACCGTCATTACGGTGAAATCCGGATCCTATCGAACGATACAGTCCGTCGACACACCGGATCCGCTCACGCTCGTCATCCATCTGAAGAAGCCCGATCCCGCATTGCTCTGGAATCTCTGCGACGGCGCTTTCGGCGTCGTTCCCTACGGCAGTGGCAGTGACTTCTGGCGCCACCCTGTCGGCAGCGGCCCTTTCCGCTTCGTAAGCCAGACGATCGATAAGGATGTGAACATCGAGCGCTCCCCTAATTACTGGAGTACGCCTGCACAGCTTGCGCGGGTGCGATTCGCCGTCGTACCGGATGCCACAACACGTGCGCTTGAGCTGGAAAAAGGCTCCGCAGATGTTGAGGTAAACGCACTCACGCCGGATATGATCGAAACGCTGCGCAAACAGCCCTCGCTCACAGTGGAAGACGGACCCGGGACTACGCTTGCATACACCGTCTTCAACATGCACGACCCGCTGCTCAAGGATGCACGCATCCGCCGCGCCATCGCGCTCGGGATCAACCGTCCGCTCATCATCCAGTCTCTCCTGTGCGGAGAGGCCCGAGTTGCCGACAGCGTTTTACCTCCGGAACAGCCCCTCTATTGGAGCGCTCACGGCACTCCGGATGAAGTTTCCTACAACCCGGCGCGCGCCAATGCCCTGCTCGATGCCGCCGGATATCGTCGCGGTCCTGACGGCATCCGCTTCCATCTCGGGATGAAGACATCCACCGACGAAACCACGCGCCTGCTTGCCGTCATTCTGCAACAGCAACTGTCACAAATTGGCATCGCGCTGGATCTGCGCAGCTTTGAATTCGCTACGTTCTATGCGGACCTGGTCAAGGGAGCCTTCCAGCTCGCTCCTTCGCGCTGGATCGGCGGAAACGAGCAGCCTGACATCTTTCACTATGCTTACTCGGCTACGAGCTTCCCGCCTCACGGCGGAAACCGCGGCTATTACGCCAGCCCGCAGCTCGATGCCCTGCTCGATGACGCGGCAGCCACCACCAGCGACAGCCAGCGCAGCGACGACTACCGGAAGATTCAACAGGTTCTCGCCCATGATCTGCCGTCGCTGAACCTCTGGTATCTCGATACCGTCATTGTCCACTCGCGCCGCCTCACCCATGTCACGACAGCGCCCTCAGGCAATTTCGAGTTCCTCAAGACAGCGACGTTGAGCCACTGACACGACGCTTTGGATCGTGCAAAATAAAAGGTCCCGCCACTCTGGCGGGACCTTTGCCATTCTCCTGCACTTAGCAGCGAACGATCTTCTCCGAAACAATCCCCTTGGTAGCATTGCGCGTATCCACCACCAGCTTCGACTCGCGCACGATCCGCTCGTAGTCGTAGTCCGAGTGATCGGTCACGATCAGTACGCAGTCGTATTCGCCCAGGTTTTCAAGCGGCGCGCAGTGCATGTCGAGATGATAGTGGCGCCCCTGCCCGACGTATGGGAAGTATGGGTCGTTGTAGGAGACGATCGCCCCCTTCTGTCGCAACAGCTCGATGATGGTCAGCGACGGCGACTCGCGCAGATCGTCCACATCGCGCTTGTAGGACATTCCCAGCACCAGCACCTTCGCCTTTTTCAACGCCTTCTCATGCTCGTTCAGAGCATCCGCCGTCCGCTCGATCACGTAGTACGGCATCGCCGTGTTCACTTCGCCGGCCAGCTCGATGAATCGCGTGCGGAAGTCGAACTGCTTCGCCTTCCATGAGAGGTAGAACGGATCGATGGGA belongs to Silvibacterium dinghuense and includes:
- a CDS encoding anhydro-N-acetylmuramic acid kinase, whose translation is MKKSMIVAGIMSGTSADGIDVALVRITPGPSGPRLKLLAHYAERYPARLRAAVLAAMNASAISAAELARLNWRLGLAYADSVTTAVTKYGFRPDLIGCHGQTIYHQGKSEPYLGQHFACTWQIGEASLIAAKSRVPVVSNFRPADMAAGGQGAPLVPFLDYTLFRHPRRARVLQNLGGIANLTVIPRDASPDQILAFDTGPANMIIDALMEQLYAKRFDRNGAVARRGKVLSEVTNTLLRDRYFAAPPPKSCGREEFGADYTTRFLALCKQHSNCPEDAIATATAFTAETIADAWQRFVAPRINGQPVDYIVAGGGAQNPTLMRMLSERLTPLGARVLTIDETGLPAQAKEAAAFALLAWQTWHYLPSNIPAATGASRPAILGQITYA
- a CDS encoding ABC transporter substrate-binding protein codes for the protein MPNRLLRAVAASLLACALAACGHRSSDSDTVTMLIESSPTSLDPRIGTDAQSERIYSLLFDPLVARNNRFGLDPALALSWQVPDPQTYIFHLRSGVHFQDGRPLTARDAKWTIDSILNGTVITVKSGSYRTIQSVDTPDPLTLVIHLKKPDPALLWNLCDGAFGVVPYGSGSDFWRHPVGSGPFRFVSQTIDKDVNIERSPNYWSTPAQLARVRFAVVPDATTRALELEKGSADVEVNALTPDMIETLRKQPSLTVEDGPGTTLAYTVFNMHDPLLKDARIRRAIALGINRPLIIQSLLCGEARVADSVLPPEQPLYWSAHGTPDEVSYNPARANALLDAAGYRRGPDGIRFHLGMKTSTDETTRLLAVILQQQLSQIGIALDLRSFEFATFYADLVKGAFQLAPSRWIGGNEQPDIFHYAYSATSFPPHGGNRGYYASPQLDALLDDAAATTSDSQRSDDYRKIQQVLAHDLPSLNLWYLDTVIVHSRRLTHVTTAPSGNFEFLKTATLSH
- the nagZ gene encoding beta-N-acetylhexosaminidase, whose amino-acid sequence is MTSLRQRVGQLLFVGLEGPSLSAVERAWLRLVAPSGVILFRRNIENVDQVRSLLREAQSLTPHSQFHSVDLEGGLVDRLRDLIAPMPSPAAVFASGKSRLFRRHGELIGAAAHLTGFNQTLAPVLDLALPSSAEVMRTRVVSDTPQEVVAYASAFLDGLARANVLGCGKHFPGLGGGTLDSHHAMPAIERSWPELWDNDLAVFRALAPRLPMVMVAHASYPLNESTEPASVSSFWIDRVLRRKIGFRGIVISDDMEMGGILTQRSIEDAAIEAIAAGTDVIEICKDPALILRAYESLLREAERSAAFRRRIENATRRIAALRRKLPAASLNRNISTARISRIRTAIHKFAEEIAR
- the mutS gene encoding DNA mismatch repair protein MutS gives rise to the protein MSDINPSQNEAAQTPLMRQYWAAKRQHPDALLFFRMGDFYELFYEDAKVASRELQLTLTARDREKTQPMCGMPYHSVEGYITRLLRKGYRIAICEQLEDPKLTKKIVKRDVTRVLTPGTAIDPTLGSSENNYLAAVHTDGTTIGLAFLDLSTGDFRATEFTGAAAQQQAADELEKLGATEVLANPGSGLLDKSPELAAALSRSRTKTSVDDYAFSADYALPLLERQLGALSLEGFGLSQHRAAAVAAGVIVHYVRQTQQNDASHVDAIRYYERNQHMHLDQVTVRNLELLEPIFTDAGANATLFRSLDCLMTPMGKRLLRSSLLRPLLEPADIQHRYDAVAECRGDLIQREQIRRALGGILDLERLLARLSLDSAGPRDLLAMAASIRHLPELRADLALLNTHLWKSAHERLDTLEDLHQDIAGTLVPEPPLTLADGGVIATGIHAELDDLRAISHSGRSSIAAIEERERQRTGISSLKVRFNNVFGYYIEITKSNLANVPADYERKQTLVNAERFTTPELKEYETKVLTAHDRSIEIEKQIFGELRRRIMAGSGRIRKTSMIVAEIDLLASFAHLAAARGYTQPLLAETSVLEIVSGRHPVIECLMEEAGEGRFIPNNLYLDTDGPSLLLLTGPNMGGKSTYLRQAALLAIMAQIGSFVPAERMRYGIVDRVYTRIGASDNVARGRSTFMVEMMETATILNTATSQSLILLDEMGRGTSTYDGLALAWATVEHLHARVGARTLFATHYHELTILAEQLTKLKNLRVAVKESPQGIVFLHSIEDGPANKSYGIDVARLAGLPAPVIQRARQVLKQHERSERMQVAAEAEAPLQMTMFTPLSQHVIDRLEQTDVNSLTPLQALNLLEELKTEIKAGQSAR